From the Brachyspira suanatina genome, the window TTTTTCATCAGGAAATTCTTTTTTAATAGCATTTTTAATATTATCTTCTATATAGTCTATAGAAATTTCTTCTCCGCCTCCGCTTATACTTTTCCATTCACCATTATAATTGACATATATTTTAAGGCCGCCTTTGAATATTAAAGTGTAAGAACCTCCCATTTCAGTTGCTCTGTATAAATAATAATCGGCAAAATATTTGTCGGCAAATGCTATAGCAGCATCAGGTACTTCACTTAAAGCTACAGAACCGCAGTAAGCATATACTGATAGTACAGATAAGGTTAATATTGTATATATTATTTTTCTCATCATAACCCTCCTTAAATTATTAGAGTAAATTATATATTATAAATAAAATACTACAAGTTATTAAAATTTAACATTTCCAGCAATATAGTATCTTCCGTCTGTAGAACCTTGGAAACCTA encodes:
- a CDS encoding PepSY-like domain-containing protein; amino-acid sequence: MRKIIYTILTLSVLSVYAYCGSVALSEVPDAAIAFADKYFADYYLYRATEMGGSYTLIFKGGLKIYVNYNGEWKSISGGGEEISIDYIEDNIKNAIKKEFPDEKIISIKKNRKDYSIEFKSRRKIVVDFEGNITKKGRG